One segment of Gammaproteobacteria bacterium DNA contains the following:
- a CDS encoding peptidase M42, translating into MSELKLDMFVDILKELIRHPCVVGAEHSFFRVLQRMLEERNAKVTWYEGLLVAQGNAPDSSMFSAHIDRHGLICTGPNEFQYAAFVAGSRSDLLGNSVSEELMAKVADRFPAVPVMAYEPWSGAYRGAGSIVRSYVCNFRNNLIFEVKGLEHLVAGTPVAFSDRLSMRDGRFYGQLDNVLTTAMLVHLFDLGYQGTAFFTAQEEAGKSWRYLLEWFRRFGSSTNQLIVVDTSPYNDVEAADKQQVVLRTRDANAVFNQETTLKLQRLCEEENISYAYKDKYLDEINKQLIAQGQSPRSLGSTEMGRITAASKEFVHGTTLQIPTTGYHTMEESASLDSCKAFLKLLLRTAGV; encoded by the coding sequence ATGTCAGAATTAAAATTGGACATGTTTGTAGACATCCTTAAAGAATTGATTCGCCATCCATGCGTAGTGGGTGCGGAACACTCTTTCTTTCGTGTGCTACAGCGCATGCTCGAAGAACGAAATGCCAAAGTTACCTGGTACGAAGGCCTGTTGGTGGCACAAGGCAACGCGCCTGATTCGTCAATGTTTTCGGCACATATTGATCGACATGGGTTGATTTGTACCGGACCGAACGAATTTCAATATGCCGCATTTGTTGCCGGTAGTCGCTCTGACTTGCTCGGAAATTCGGTATCTGAAGAACTAATGGCCAAAGTGGCTGATCGATTTCCTGCAGTTCCGGTAATGGCTTATGAACCTTGGTCGGGAGCATATCGCGGCGCAGGCAGTATCGTACGGTCATATGTCTGTAATTTTCGAAATAACTTGATATTCGAAGTAAAGGGTTTGGAGCATCTGGTTGCAGGCACACCAGTCGCATTTTCTGACAGGCTTAGTATGCGAGATGGTCGTTTTTATGGGCAGTTGGATAACGTTTTAACGACCGCAATGCTGGTTCATTTGTTTGATCTTGGTTACCAAGGAACGGCATTTTTTACCGCGCAAGAGGAGGCGGGTAAAAGCTGGCGTTATTTGCTTGAATGGTTTCGGCGTTTTGGCAGCTCTACAAATCAACTCATTGTCGTCGACACCAGTCCTTATAACGACGTTGAGGCAGCGGATAAACAACAGGTGGTGTTGCGTACCCGGGATGCGAACGCTGTATTTAATCAAGAAACCACTTTAAAGTTACAGCGTCTTTGCGAAGAAGAAAATATAAGTTATGCCTATAAAGACAAATATTTGGATGAGATAAATAAACAGCTGATTGCTCAGGGGCAAAGTCCACGTTCACTCGGTAGCACAGAAATGGGACGTATCACTGCTGCTTCTAAAGAGTTCGTTCACGGTACGACCTTACAGATTCCCACCACAGGATACCATACCATGGAGGAGTCAGCTTCACTCGACTCCTGCAAGGCGTTTTTGAAATTATTGTTGCGTACGGCCGGAGTTTGA
- a CDS encoding DUF853 domain-containing protein, protein MSEKLYFAGERHPESGLRLSMANRHGLITGATGTGKTVTLQTLVEGFSSNGVPVFVTDIKGDLSGLARPGSVSERIKQRLEQLKLSEYANQAWPVVLWDLMGESGHPVRTTISELGPLLLANLLELNDTQTAVLYACFKIADDEGLLLLDLKDLRSMLSWVGDNARDLKSLYGNISSASIAAIQRGLLVLEQQGADRFFGEPALQLKDFMQVDFSGNGVISMLDATPLLPRPRLYASFLLWLLAELFEQLPERGDQDKPCLAIFFDEAHLLFKNAPQVLLEQVEQVVRLIRSKGVGIYFITQSPADIPANIAGQLGNRIQHALRAFTPRDQQAVRAAAQTLRPNSSMNTEAVITTLGVGEALVSVLDDLGQPTPVERLLIHPPKSRIGPLSGAERTEHLTRSPLRGKYDTQIDRISAHEILAERGKKQFALENSEPYKQKKPVKGETSQAEELLGTMARSAMRSIGSQLGRQLARGLLGSLLGGRRR, encoded by the coding sequence ATGAGTGAAAAGCTTTATTTTGCAGGGGAAAGACATCCGGAATCAGGGCTGCGTCTGTCTATGGCCAATCGTCACGGACTCATAACGGGCGCAACTGGTACGGGTAAAACGGTTACCTTACAAACCCTGGTCGAGGGGTTTAGCTCAAACGGCGTGCCGGTATTTGTTACCGATATCAAAGGTGATTTGTCTGGTTTGGCGCGTCCAGGTTCGGTCAGCGAGCGTATTAAACAGCGGCTCGAACAGTTGAAGCTTAGTGAGTACGCTAATCAGGCCTGGCCAGTTGTGTTGTGGGACTTGATGGGAGAATCAGGACATCCTGTTCGTACGACTATCTCGGAACTGGGTCCTTTGCTGCTAGCCAACCTCTTGGAACTGAATGACACTCAAACAGCTGTGTTATACGCCTGTTTCAAAATAGCCGATGATGAGGGTTTGCTGTTACTGGATCTGAAGGATCTCCGCAGCATGTTATCGTGGGTGGGTGACAATGCGCGTGATCTAAAGAGTCTTTATGGAAATATTTCCAGTGCCAGCATTGCAGCAATACAACGAGGCCTACTGGTACTAGAGCAGCAGGGTGCCGATAGGTTTTTTGGTGAACCGGCACTACAGCTAAAAGATTTTATGCAGGTCGATTTCTCTGGCAATGGCGTAATCAGTATGCTGGACGCTACGCCGCTACTACCAAGACCTCGGTTATACGCGAGTTTTCTATTGTGGTTACTGGCGGAGTTGTTTGAACAGCTACCTGAACGTGGTGACCAGGACAAACCTTGCCTGGCGATATTTTTTGATGAGGCGCACCTTCTATTTAAGAATGCCCCGCAGGTCTTGCTTGAACAAGTGGAGCAGGTTGTTCGCCTAATACGTTCTAAAGGCGTGGGTATATATTTTATTACCCAGTCTCCAGCGGATATTCCGGCTAATATCGCGGGTCAACTAGGAAACCGTATTCAGCATGCATTACGTGCTTTTACGCCACGTGACCAACAAGCCGTAAGAGCCGCCGCCCAAACCTTACGGCCTAATTCTTCCATGAATACCGAAGCGGTGATAACCACTTTGGGAGTTGGGGAAGCGTTGGTGTCTGTATTGGATGATTTGGGCCAGCCGACGCCTGTCGAACGTTTGCTTATACATCCTCCCAAATCACGTATTGGTCCCTTGAGCGGGGCGGAAAGAACAGAGCATCTGACGCGTTCGCCGCTACGTGGCAAATACGACACACAGATTGACCGGATATCCGCTCACGAAATATTGGCAGAGCGTGGCAAAAAACAATTTGCACTAGAAAACTCTGAGCCGTATAAGCAAAAGAAACCGGTAAAAGGTGAAACTTCACAGGCCGAAGAATTATTGGGGACTATGGCCCGAAGCGCCATGCGTTCGATTGGGTCTCAACTGGGTAGGCAATTGGCTCGTGGTCTACTTGGTTCGCTATTGGGTGGTCGCCGCCGCTAA